Proteins encoded in a region of the Acidobacteriota bacterium genome:
- a CDS encoding NAD(+)/NADH kinase produces MNPPTAIRTVGIVVKPNHDEAWQTACELAEWLAARDIAIAGEPFCPAEALGASSPEPPASLETADLMVVLGGDGTMISTARLVGDAEPLVLGINYGSLGYLTDFRIEEMHIALEAIFEGNYEIDRRVMLRAEHCRGDEKLAEGRVLNDVVINKAALARIIEIEVRLNGLYVNSFRADGLIVSTPTGSTAYNLSAGGPIVFPSMNAVVLTPICPFTLTNRPIVMPDDAEIELILQNENEGVVLTLDGQIGYAMHSHDRVMIRKSRTTFNLVQPPNRNYFDVLRNKLKWGR; encoded by the coding sequence ATGAACCCTCCAACTGCCATTCGAACCGTCGGCATCGTCGTCAAGCCCAATCATGACGAGGCTTGGCAGACTGCCTGCGAGCTCGCCGAATGGCTCGCGGCTAGGGACATCGCCATTGCGGGCGAGCCCTTCTGCCCTGCCGAAGCTCTCGGCGCTTCCTCGCCCGAACCGCCCGCGTCGCTGGAAACAGCCGACCTGATGGTCGTGCTCGGCGGTGATGGAACGATGATCTCGACCGCGCGTTTGGTCGGCGATGCGGAGCCGCTGGTGCTCGGCATCAATTACGGAAGCCTTGGTTATTTGACGGATTTTCGCATCGAAGAGATGCACATCGCGCTCGAGGCGATCTTTGAGGGCAATTATGAGATCGACCGCCGCGTCATGCTCCGGGCTGAGCACTGCCGCGGCGATGAGAAGCTTGCCGAAGGCCGCGTGCTCAATGATGTTGTTATCAACAAGGCTGCTCTCGCTCGAATTATCGAGATCGAGGTCCGGCTCAATGGGCTTTACGTCAACTCTTTCCGCGCTGACGGCCTGATCGTCTCGACCCCGACCGGCTCGACCGCCTATAACCTTTCCGCCGGCGGGCCGATCGTTTTCCCCTCAATGAATGCCGTCGTCCTGACGCCGATCTGCCCGTTCACGCTCACCAACCGGCCGATCGTTATGCCGGACGACGCCGAGATCGAACTCATCCTCCAGAATGAAAACGAAGGCGTTGTGCTGACCCTCGACGGCCAGATCGGCTACGCGATGCACTCGCACGACCGTGTGATGATCCGCAAAAGCCGAACGACCTTCAACCTCGTCCAGCCGCCGAACCGTAACTATTTCGATGTTCTCCGAAACAAACTGAAATGGGGCCGATGA
- a CDS encoding MGMT family protein yields the protein MGSGNDKKYRERVYEIVRRIPRGRVMTYGQIASVLGEGYTPRTVGYAMHSADAENVPWQRVINSQGKCSTGRLTIPLNLQQQMLEQEGVEFNAKGRCDLKLYLHEINARKEKTTLLSKKAK from the coding sequence GTGGGTAGCGGAAACGACAAAAAATATCGCGAGCGGGTTTACGAAATTGTCCGGCGGATACCGCGGGGGCGGGTGATGACGTATGGGCAGATCGCGTCGGTGCTTGGCGAGGGTTATACACCGCGGACGGTCGGTTATGCGATGCACTCGGCGGATGCGGAAAATGTTCCTTGGCAGAGGGTGATAAATTCGCAGGGAAAGTGCTCGACCGGAAGGCTGACGATCCCTTTGAACTTGCAACAACAGATGCTGGAGCAAGAAGGCGTAGAGTTTAACGCCAAAGGCCGGTGCGACCTTAAATTGTACCTACACGAAATCAACGCCCGGAAAGAGAAGACCACCTTGTTGAGCAAAAAGGCCAAATGA
- a CDS encoding cyclase family protein, which yields MKIFDVTVPISEDVPIYEGDPRVQIEAVLKLADGGAANVSHLCFGAHTATHVDAPNHFIEGTRRVDDLELEKMIGPCRVVGVPDDVMLIEPEHLGPLDGVERVVFRTRNSAFWNNPEAGFRTDFTAISAATARKLADAGVKLVGIDYLSIEAFGTDGHPVHITLLEKEIVILEGLDLRGIEPGDYDIACLPLKYIGGTGDGAPARTVLMRS from the coding sequence ATGAAGATCTTCGACGTAACGGTCCCGATCAGCGAGGATGTCCCGATCTACGAGGGCGACCCGCGAGTGCAGATCGAGGCGGTGCTCAAGCTCGCCGATGGCGGTGCGGCGAATGTCTCGCATCTTTGCTTCGGCGCCCATACGGCGACGCACGTTGACGCGCCGAACCACTTTATCGAAGGCACACGAAGGGTTGATGATCTCGAACTTGAGAAGATGATCGGTCCGTGCCGTGTGGTCGGGGTGCCGGATGACGTAATGCTAATAGAGCCTGAGCATCTCGGGCCTCTTGACGGCGTTGAGCGGGTCGTGTTTCGGACTCGAAACTCGGCTTTCTGGAATAACCCGGAGGCAGGGTTTCGGACGGACTTCACCGCGATCTCAGCCGCGACCGCGCGCAAACTTGCTGATGCGGGCGTGAAGTTGGTCGGCATCGATTACCTTTCGATCGAGGCATTCGGCACAGATGGGCATCCGGTGCACATCACGCTACTCGAGAAAGAAATAGTGATCCTCGAGGGGCTCGACCTTCGCGGCATTGAACCGGGCGATTACGACATCGCCTGCCTGCCGCTAAAATACATCGGCGGAACCGGCGATGGAGCCCCAGCGAGAACAGTTTTGATGCGGAGCTAA
- a CDS encoding N-acetyltransferase, which produces MDIKRIEKGGRGAFIIKGEDGKRVAEMTYVTAGETGFIIDHTEVDESLRGQKVGDKLLAEAVNYAREKGLKIYATCPFALRKLNGNAEYADVFGG; this is translated from the coding sequence ATGGATATCAAGCGGATCGAAAAGGGCGGTCGCGGCGCATTTATCATTAAGGGCGAAGACGGCAAGCGGGTCGCCGAAATGACATACGTTACCGCCGGCGAAACGGGCTTCATCATCGACCACACCGAGGTCGATGAAAGCCTTCGCGGCCAAAAGGTCGGCGACAAGCTGCTGGCCGAAGCCGTGAATTATGCTCGCGAAAAAGGGCTCAAGATCTACGCCACCTGCCCGTTCGCTCTGCGTAAGCTTAACGGCAACGCCGAATATGCGGACGTTTTCGGCGGATAG
- a CDS encoding menaquinone biosynthesis protein has translation MRTFSADRALRSAFAMNTPRISASSYSNTAPLVWSFLYGRGRGSVELILDNAPARSAELLSQGRVHAALVPVIASQFIEGVRLVPGVCVGAKESVRSVCIVTRGGELEDVRSISLDVSSRTSVALTKIIFREFLGREPEWRDAPPDIDAMLSVSDAALLIGDPALAISSGVEGSGQSFRVFDLVELWRKYTGLGFVFAMWMTRHEELSVDLAAARDEGLEHLDEIAANYAGEIGLTAEAMKAYLSKNISYSVSEEMEEGLTLYLDLAKKHGLTTDRRPLKFT, from the coding sequence ATGCGGACGTTTTCGGCGGATAGGGCACTTCGCTCCGCGTTTGCCATGAACACGCCTCGCATCTCAGCCTCAAGCTATTCGAACACCGCACCGCTCGTGTGGTCGTTTCTCTATGGCCGCGGCCGCGGCAGTGTCGAGCTGATACTTGATAATGCGCCGGCACGTTCCGCCGAGCTGCTCTCGCAGGGACGGGTTCATGCGGCGCTCGTTCCGGTCATCGCATCGCAGTTCATCGAGGGCGTTCGTCTTGTTCCGGGCGTTTGTGTCGGGGCAAAAGAGAGCGTCCGGAGCGTTTGCATTGTGACCCGCGGCGGCGAACTCGAGGACGTCCGTAGCATCTCGCTCGATGTCTCATCGCGAACGAGCGTCGCCCTGACCAAGATCATCTTCCGTGAATTCCTTGGCCGCGAACCCGAATGGCGCGACGCGCCGCCCGATATCGACGCAATGCTCTCTGTTTCAGACGCAGCCCTGCTCATCGGCGATCCTGCATTGGCAATTTCGTCCGGCGTTGAAGGCAGTGGGCAGAGCTTTCGCGTCTTCGACCTCGTCGAGCTGTGGAGAAAGTACACCGGACTCGGTTTTGTTTTTGCAATGTGGATGACACGGCACGAAGAGCTTTCTGTTGACCTCGCCGCCGCCCGCGACGAGGGACTTGAGCATCTCGACGAGATCGCCGCAAACTACGCGGGCGAGATCGGGCTCACGGCTGAAGCGATGAAAGCCTATTTAAGCAAAAATATTTCTTATTCGGTTAGCGAGGAGATGGAGGAAGGCCTGACGCTTTATCTGGACCTGGCAAAAAAACACGGCCTGACGACGGATCGCAGGCCGCTCAAGTTTACTTGA
- a CDS encoding DUF1905 domain-containing protein, whose protein sequence is MPKAPAKAKFKAELTSDPPGSGWHFIVVESKMGERFPKDGGSRRVICSINGHEGFQCALMPSGGAFYIMVSKEKRARFDIAAGDTIAVELRQDTSEFGAPMPEELEEVMNQDPEGRRMFDALTAGGKRSMLYFIGKIKDVDRRIHTALIFMEHLKKNEGKLNRLELSKDLKRPIV, encoded by the coding sequence ATGCCGAAAGCCCCCGCAAAAGCGAAATTCAAAGCAGAGCTGACGTCCGATCCGCCGGGTTCCGGCTGGCATTTCATAGTGGTCGAGAGCAAAATGGGCGAGCGGTTCCCGAAGGATGGCGGCTCGCGGCGGGTAATTTGCTCGATCAACGGCCACGAGGGCTTTCAATGCGCGCTTATGCCCTCGGGTGGAGCGTTCTACATAATGGTCAGCAAGGAAAAGCGTGCCCGCTTCGACATCGCGGCCGGCGATACGATAGCGGTCGAGCTCCGGCAGGACACGAGCGAATTTGGCGCGCCGATGCCGGAAGAGCTTGAAGAAGTGATGAACCAGGACCCCGAAGGCCGACGCATGTTTGACGCACTGACCGCCGGCGGCAAACGCTCGATGCTCTATTTCATCGGCAAGATAAAGGACGTCGACCGCCGAATCCACACCGCTCTCATATTTATGGAGCACCTCAAGAAGAACGAAGGAAAGCTCAACCGGCTTGAACTCTCCAAGGACCTCAAACGCCCGATCGTTTAG
- the mqnC gene encoding dehypoxanthine futalosine cyclase has protein sequence MSIQPILDKALAGERLTADDCTALLESYDIARIGAAADEIRTRKNPDDVVTYIIDRNINYTNVCNVVCTFCAFYRRPGKPETYVHSIEEICSRIDETIALGGTGVLMQGGLHPDFNIEWYEDLLSTLHAKYPNFQLHCFSPPEIHNISLISKLDYETILRRMKSAGLNSMPGGGGEILDDEVRKRVSTKCTTQEWLDVMRAVHKVGMISTATMMFGIGDRVEHRVRHLERIRQVQDEALANKAIDPNYGEFTAFIPWTFQRENTALGRKITEEPTGIDYLKMLSVSRLFLDNVQHIQSSWLTQGIRLGQVALRFGADDMGSIMIEENVVSAAGAHNEANERDLRYQIREAGFIPQQRDILYNYINRPDVDSLDQSDSLKLKQLTVAFAD, from the coding sequence ATGAGCATCCAGCCAATTCTTGACAAGGCACTTGCGGGCGAGCGGCTTACGGCCGATGACTGCACCGCACTTCTTGAGTCGTACGACATTGCCCGCATCGGTGCAGCCGCGGACGAGATCCGCACGCGGAAGAACCCGGACGATGTGGTCACCTACATCATCGACCGCAACATCAATTACACAAACGTCTGCAACGTCGTCTGCACCTTTTGCGCGTTCTATCGGCGGCCCGGAAAGCCGGAGACTTATGTTCATTCGATCGAGGAGATCTGCAGCCGGATCGACGAGACCATCGCGCTCGGCGGAACCGGCGTGCTCATGCAGGGCGGGCTGCACCCGGACTTTAACATCGAGTGGTACGAGGACCTGCTCTCGACGCTGCACGCGAAATACCCGAACTTTCAGCTCCACTGCTTCTCACCGCCGGAGATTCATAACATCTCGCTCATTTCAAAGCTCGATTACGAAACTATACTTCGGCGGATGAAGTCAGCGGGCCTGAATTCAATGCCCGGTGGCGGCGGCGAGATACTCGACGACGAGGTCCGCAAACGCGTCTCGACCAAGTGCACGACCCAGGAATGGCTAGACGTCATGCGTGCCGTCCACAAGGTCGGAATGATCTCGACCGCAACGATGATGTTCGGCATCGGCGACCGCGTCGAACACCGCGTCCGCCACCTCGAACGCATTCGCCAGGTTCAGGACGAGGCACTTGCGAATAAAGCGATCGACCCGAACTACGGCGAATTTACGGCCTTTATCCCGTGGACATTCCAACGCGAAAACACCGCTCTTGGCCGCAAGATCACCGAGGAACCGACCGGCATCGATTACCTGAAAATGCTATCGGTCTCTCGGCTTTTCCTCGATAACGTTCAGCACATCCAGTCCTCGTGGCTAACGCAGGGAATACGCCTCGGCCAGGTCGCACTCCGCTTTGGTGCCGACGATATGGGCTCGATCATGATCGAAGAAAACGTCGTCTCCGCCGCCGGTGCCCATAACGAAGCCAACGAACGCGACCTCCGCTACCAGATACGCGAAGCCGGCTTCATTCCGCAGCAACGCGACATTCTCTACAACTACATCAACCGCCCGGACGTCGACAGCCTCGACCAAAGCGACTCACTAAAACTCAAACAACTAACCGTCGCATTCGCCGATTAA
- a CDS encoding fasciclin domain-containing protein, which produces MKNILGTLVLTLFVALSVSAQKSEKGFAPPPDLGNLVEVAIAVNTEGPFAGQFDTLIAAVLAADPQIVEALTKNGKRTVFAPTDDAFFALGLTPENIGSIDQGFLTQVLAYHVVPGNRLAADVLVTPRFRSLQGNFFFQSNGVLTDAVGRTSNIIVTDVLADNGVIHAIDAVILPFAPAAIR; this is translated from the coding sequence ATGAAAAATATTCTTGGGACTCTTGTCCTTACTCTTTTTGTAGCTCTTAGTGTTTCCGCTCAGAAGTCCGAGAAGGGCTTTGCTCCGCCGCCGGACCTCGGCAATCTCGTAGAGGTTGCGATCGCCGTTAATACAGAAGGCCCATTTGCCGGTCAGTTCGATACGCTGATCGCGGCGGTGCTCGCGGCCGACCCGCAGATCGTTGAGGCCCTGACAAAGAACGGCAAGCGTACCGTTTTCGCCCCGACCGACGATGCGTTTTTCGCTCTAGGCCTCACGCCGGAGAACATCGGTTCGATCGATCAAGGCTTCTTGACGCAGGTTCTTGCCTACCACGTTGTTCCAGGCAACCGGCTTGCCGCTGATGTCCTTGTGACGCCGCGCTTCCGCAGTCTTCAGGGCAATTTCTTTTTCCAAAGCAATGGCGTTTTGACCGATGCGGTCGGCCGCACGTCGAACATCATCGTCACCGATGTGCTCGCGGACAACGGCGTTATCCACGCGATCGATGCAGTTATCCTGCCGTTCGCTCCGGCGGCGATCAGGTAG
- a CDS encoding SRPBCC family protein produces the protein MPELRLELLIHAKPETCFALLRDPRLHTETKAFVEGELGLGQRVRFESEMLGIKQVLLVEVTEFEPGRLVTDTMVTGTFREFRHVHEFIPRRGGTLLRDIVIWRSPLGPLGAAADALFIKARLTKLVSGRNDRLKELAEAAA, from the coding sequence ATGCCCGAGCTTCGACTTGAGCTTCTGATCCACGCGAAGCCTGAAACGTGCTTTGCACTGCTCCGCGACCCGCGTTTGCACACGGAAACGAAAGCGTTCGTGGAGGGCGAACTTGGACTCGGCCAGCGTGTGCGGTTTGAGAGTGAAATGCTTGGTATCAAGCAGGTGCTTTTGGTTGAGGTGACGGAGTTTGAGCCGGGCCGGCTTGTTACTGACACGATGGTCACTGGCACATTTCGCGAGTTTCGCCATGTTCATGAATTCATCCCGCGTCGCGGCGGTACGCTCTTGCGCGACATCGTCATCTGGCGTTCGCCGCTCGGCCCGCTCGGTGCGGCGGCGGACGCTCTTTTTATCAAAGCAAGGTTAACAAAGCTTGTTAGTGGCCGAAATGACCGATTGAAAGAGCTTGCCGAAGCTGCCGCTTGA
- a CDS encoding fatty acid desaturase, whose product MQDKLTFRYIIQNLNWRNVLMVTFFHLAAIPIIYTFSWQNLAALLIGNWVVGSLGVGLGWHRLLTHRGFEAPKWLEYTLSIFATMSMQDSPNKWIATHRMHHKYVDTDLDPHSARSGFWWPQLGWVVWGKAQDHDQATLQKYIPDLLKDPIHRMISRYYLVPIAVSAVILFAIGGWSMVVWGVAARVVLGWHTTWFVNSLSHIYGKRPHETGDLSTNNWFVAILTFGEGWHNNHHAFPTSARHGLEWYQFDMNWIAIRIFEKLGWAKKIKLPEIRTVSDELKQAA is encoded by the coding sequence ATGCAAGATAAACTCACTTTTCGCTACATCATCCAAAACCTCAACTGGCGAAACGTTTTGATGGTCACATTCTTCCATCTGGCGGCGATCCCAATAATTTACACATTCTCGTGGCAAAATCTTGCGGCGTTGCTCATCGGCAATTGGGTCGTAGGCAGTCTCGGCGTCGGGCTCGGCTGGCATCGGTTACTGACCCACCGCGGTTTTGAGGCGCCGAAGTGGCTCGAATACACGCTCTCGATCTTCGCCACGATGTCGATGCAGGATTCGCCAAACAAGTGGATCGCGACCCACCGGATGCATCACAAATACGTCGATACCGATCTTGATCCGCACTCGGCCCGTTCCGGTTTTTGGTGGCCGCAGCTCGGCTGGGTAGTTTGGGGCAAGGCTCAGGATCACGATCAGGCTACGCTGCAAAAGTACATTCCCGATCTTTTGAAAGATCCGATCCACCGGATGATCTCGCGATACTATCTCGTGCCGATCGCCGTCTCGGCAGTTATCCTTTTTGCCATTGGCGGATGGTCGATGGTCGTCTGGGGCGTCGCGGCCCGCGTCGTTCTCGGCTGGCACACGACCTGGTTCGTCAATTCGCTTTCGCACATCTATGGCAAACGCCCGCACGAGACCGGCGACCTTTCGACCAACAATTGGTTCGTTGCTATACTCACCTTCGGCGAGGGCTGGCACAACAATCACCACGCGTTCCCGACCTCGGCCCGCCACGGGTTAGAATGGTATCAGTTCGATATGAACTGGATCGCGATCCGCATTTTCGAAAAGCTCGGCTGGGCCAAGAAGATAAAATTGCCTGAGATAAGGACCGTTTCGGATGAGCTAAAGCAGGCAGCCTAA
- a CDS encoding winged helix-turn-helix domain-containing protein, translating into MLTLLLEHRGRVVTREKIIEALWPDTFVDENNLSVTVSMLRKAFGESASSPKFIETIPRKGYRFNADVTESATSLVITESETMSTVIEHTEIDDGNTVALAELRSGLRRQQYILVPVAAALIALFAFVGWTYFRGGNENSGSGAGTSRPIAVLPFRDLSGDERSKQISIGLADSLVTKLASIPELTVRPTSSVIALADGPYDVKAAVERLKVENYLEGTIQNNAGQMKVSVQLVRAADGFVIWAESFEDSAANILKLQDAIAMRVFSAMRIKVSPGKRETMARKESSNAEANSLYLRARYFWNKRGTDNIKRSIELFEEAVEKDPAFALGFVGISDAYQMLSEYGGIERKLAMDRARAAVTRAIELDDQMGEAYCSLGYLQAFYDWDFEAAEVSFKRAIELSPNHATAHQWFGELRAAQGRWEEGIVQMRRAAEIDPVSPIILTDVASLYYIGRRYNDAIETALKVEELVPNFAMAHYFLAFSYAQKGMEEETKKYYHSADATWIPGLKNSGDDSYSTLSLKELYKRRYRNATNPPLSDYLNGYQKAMAAVLAGDHDGTFMWLEVALAGRDRWFVNLPMDPIWDPIRSDPRYAELLRRGGLRG; encoded by the coding sequence ATGCTTACCTTGCTTTTGGAACATCGCGGCCGCGTGGTCACGAGGGAAAAGATCATCGAAGCGCTCTGGCCGGATACGTTCGTTGACGAAAACAACCTTTCAGTCACTGTCTCGATGCTCCGAAAGGCTTTTGGCGAGAGCGCGAGCTCGCCAAAGTTTATTGAGACGATCCCGCGCAAGGGCTACAGATTCAATGCCGATGTAACTGAATCAGCAACCTCGCTTGTGATTACCGAAAGCGAGACTATGAGCACCGTGATCGAGCATACAGAGATCGATGACGGGAACACGGTGGCGCTCGCTGAGCTCAGGAGCGGATTGCGGCGTCAGCAGTATATTCTTGTTCCTGTCGCCGCTGCTCTGATCGCGCTCTTCGCTTTCGTCGGCTGGACATATTTTCGCGGCGGGAATGAGAACTCCGGATCCGGTGCAGGAACCTCGCGTCCGATCGCCGTCTTGCCGTTTCGGGACCTTTCAGGCGACGAACGAAGCAAGCAGATCTCGATCGGGTTGGCCGATTCGCTGGTCACGAAACTGGCAAGCATCCCCGAACTTACCGTTCGTCCGACGAGTTCGGTCATCGCACTTGCCGACGGGCCATACGACGTAAAGGCTGCAGTTGAGCGGCTTAAGGTTGAAAACTACCTTGAAGGGACGATCCAGAATAATGCCGGTCAAATGAAAGTCTCCGTTCAGCTTGTCAGGGCTGCCGATGGTTTTGTTATTTGGGCCGAGAGTTTCGAGGACTCGGCGGCGAACATCCTAAAGCTGCAAGACGCCATTGCGATGAGGGTCTTTTCAGCAATGCGAATCAAGGTATCGCCCGGCAAGCGGGAGACTATGGCTCGAAAAGAGTCATCGAACGCGGAGGCGAATTCGCTTTATCTGCGTGCCCGCTACTTCTGGAACAAACGTGGAACGGACAATATAAAGAGGTCGATCGAGCTTTTTGAGGAAGCGGTCGAGAAAGACCCGGCGTTCGCCCTCGGTTTCGTGGGAATTTCAGATGCGTATCAGATGCTCAGCGAATATGGCGGCATCGAGCGTAAGCTGGCAATGGATCGGGCTCGGGCCGCGGTAACGCGGGCGATAGAGCTAGATGACCAGATGGGCGAGGCCTACTGTTCGCTCGGATATCTACAGGCATTTTACGACTGGGATTTTGAGGCGGCGGAGGTCAGTTTCAAGAGGGCGATCGAACTCTCGCCAAACCATGCCACCGCCCACCAGTGGTTCGGCGAATTGCGGGCGGCCCAGGGGCGTTGGGAAGAAGGTATCGTTCAGATGCGGCGAGCTGCTGAGATCGACCCCGTTTCACCGATCATTCTTACGGACGTCGCCTCGCTCTATTATATCGGCCGGCGTTACAACGATGCGATCGAGACAGCACTTAAGGTCGAAGAATTGGTTCCAAACTTTGCGATGGCTCATTACTTTCTTGCCTTTAGCTACGCGCAGAAAGGAATGGAGGAGGAAACCAAGAAGTATTATCACTCCGCCGATGCGACTTGGATACCGGGATTGAAGAATTCGGGCGATGACTCCTATTCAACTCTTTCGTTAAAGGAGCTTTATAAACGGCGGTATCGTAATGCAACGAACCCGCCGCTCAGCGATTATCTTAACGGTTATCAGAAGGCAATGGCTGCTGTTCTGGCCGGCGACCATGATGGCACATTCATGTGGCTTGAGGTGGCATTGGCCGGCCGTGACCGGTGGTTCGTGAACCTGCCGATGGATCCGATCTGGGATCCGATCCGTTCGGACCCGCGATATGCAGAATTACTTCGTCGAGGTGGACTCCGAGGTTGA
- a CDS encoding DUF962 domain-containing protein — translation MPERIRTYRDFWDFYVSEHSKPMTRNLHFVGTTLGLLLLAWFIWRGTWYYFPLSLVVGYAFAWFAHFVVEKNRPATFKYPLWSFISDYKMIWYMLTGRMGREVERVQNGR, via the coding sequence ATGCCAGAAAGGATAAGGACCTACAGAGACTTCTGGGACTTTTACGTCAGCGAGCATTCAAAGCCGATGACCCGCAACCTGCATTTCGTCGGGACAACGCTCGGGCTGCTGCTTCTTGCGTGGTTCATTTGGCGCGGTACGTGGTACTACTTTCCGCTCTCGCTGGTCGTAGGCTACGCCTTCGCCTGGTTCGCTCATTTTGTCGTCGAAAAGAACCGGCCCGCCACGTTCAAGTACCCGCTCTGGTCTTTCATCTCTGATTACAAGATGATCTGGTATATGCTTACCGGCCGGATGGGCCGAGAGGTCGAGCGCGTGCAGAACGGCCGTTAG
- a CDS encoding DUF2721 domain-containing protein, protein MFAAGEIVDVDPKALSSTIEFLTAMITPALLISATGSLVLSTSTRLGRVVDRVRDLEKRLSELILVEDKTSVPLYEKRVDTVVSLLDKVTSRARILQKAMGTFYYGLGFFVLTSVTIAFVGVFPAVAVYRWLPIPIGIVGIMYLAIGSVLMIRETWMATATVNAEMDFTWALAQEVAPKEIIEKYTYNVHGRRRFRSKASGAPAGEDAPPES, encoded by the coding sequence ATGTTTGCTGCCGGTGAAATCGTCGATGTTGACCCAAAGGCGCTGAGCTCGACCATCGAGTTCCTGACGGCGATGATCACGCCCGCGCTTCTTATCTCCGCAACCGGTTCGCTCGTGCTTTCGACCTCGACCCGGCTCGGACGCGTTGTTGACCGCGTCCGCGATCTCGAAAAGCGGCTGAGCGAGCTGATACTCGTCGAAGATAAGACGTCCGTTCCGCTTTATGAAAAGCGCGTTGATACGGTCGTTAGCCTGCTCGATAAAGTAACGAGCCGTGCCCGCATACTCCAAAAGGCAATGGGCACGTTTTACTACGGGCTTGGCTTTTTTGTCCTGACGAGTGTGACCATCGCTTTCGTCGGCGTCTTTCCGGCAGTGGCCGTTTACCGGTGGCTGCCGATCCCGATCGGAATAGTCGGTATAATGTATCTGGCCATTGGGAGCGTTCTCATGATCCGCGAAACATGGATGGCAACGGCGACCGTAAATGCCGAAATGGATTTTACATGGGCACTCGCGCAGGAAGTGGCGCCGAAAGAGATCATCGAGAAATATACATACAATGTTCATGGACGCAGAAGATTTCGTTCCAAAGCATCAGGTGCTCCTGCGGGAGAAGACGCTCCGCCCGAGAGTTGA
- a CDS encoding radical SAM protein, translating to MDAEDFVPKHQVLLREKTLRPRVEALEELLRSCTVCPKDCGNDRLNDEIAACYSGRLPIVSSYTAHFGEEPCLSGSRGAGNIFFGNCNLRCVYCQNYQISQTWKEQKKNEVTHERLAEMMLELEARGCHNIGFVSPTHFAPQMARAILIAAERGFSLPIVYNTNAYDSVEVLRLLDGIVDVYLPDLKYADADAGFQYSKVRDYPKYARAAIKEMHRQMGSELVFDSNGLLKRGLLIRLLVLPNDIAGLEENLRWIRDELGPQTAISLMAQYYATNKAATDPRYILLSRRISEGEWFEALSLLETLGIEEGFMQEYEAASFYYRPNFEDKDEPFKDIRDFQ from the coding sequence ATGGACGCAGAAGATTTCGTTCCAAAGCATCAGGTGCTCCTGCGGGAGAAGACGCTCCGCCCGAGAGTTGAAGCTTTAGAAGAACTTCTACGCTCGTGCACCGTCTGCCCAAAGGATTGCGGCAACGACCGCCTCAATGATGAGATCGCGGCCTGCTATTCCGGGCGGCTGCCGATCGTCTCAAGCTACACCGCTCACTTCGGCGAAGAGCCGTGCCTCTCCGGCTCCCGCGGTGCGGGGAATATCTTTTTCGGCAACTGCAATCTCCGCTGCGTTTACTGCCAAAACTATCAGATCTCGCAAACCTGGAAGGAACAGAAAAAGAACGAGGTTACTCACGAACGGCTCGCCGAAATGATGCTTGAGCTCGAGGCCCGCGGCTGCCACAACATCGGCTTCGTTTCGCCAACACACTTCGCGCCGCAGATGGCCCGGGCGATCCTCATCGCCGCCGAGCGCGGGTTCAGCCTGCCGATCGTTTACAACACCAACGCCTATGACTCGGTCGAGGTGCTTCGCCTGCTCGATGGCATCGTCGACGTCTATCTGCCGGACCTGAAATACGCCGATGCCGACGCCGGCTTTCAATATTCCAAGGTACGCGATTACCCCAAATACGCCCGTGCCGCCATCAAGGAAATGCACCGGCAAATGGGCAGCGAACTGGTGTTCGATAGTAATGGCCTGCTAAAACGCGGCCTGCTGATTCGCTTGCTCGTGTTGCCCAACGACATCGCGGGTCTTGAAGAAAATCTCCGCTGGATCCGCGACGAACTCGGCCCCCAAACCGCCATCTCGCTAATGGCCCAATACTACGCCACCAACAAGGCCGCGACCGACCCTCGCTACATCCTGCTCTCTCGCCGCATCTCCGAAGGCGAGTGGTTCGAGGCCCTCTCGCTCCTCGAAACCCTCGGCATCGAAGAAGGCTTTATGCAAGAATACGAAGCCGCGTCGTTTTACTACCGCCCGAATTTTGAAGATAAAGACGAACCGTTTAAGGATATAAGAGATTTTCAGTAA